One genomic region from Metallosphaera tengchongensis encodes:
- the soxC gene encoding proton pump complex cytochrome B SoxC, producing MTETSQEKKEGKKGLIDQILDRVGVTEAPFFKTPDYMYNVSYWLGAMVSGAFAYTVITGLFLLLYYMPANPYPQTQAIINTVPYGSVLLFSHLYGAYIMIILAYIHMFRNFYKGAYKKPRELQWVTGILLLALTMGASFFGYSLVSDVLGVNAINIGESLLVGTGFPGATTIANWLFGPGGDAATASNPLVKSQLFDRLLGWHIIMVFLIGLLFGVHFLMSERYGMTPSTKEKPKVPAFYTKEEWSKFNEWWPRNVVYMLSIVLMTWGIILFVPDLLANINGLPIVINPYPAPEPGTAAALSTQPYPPWFFLFLYKFVDFELPNGQAMSPAQALSILVVILLVLILMPFFENSEYMFLKNRKFWTWVMTVAWISLIELSVWGYLAPGVPAPTSQQIEILGIPAVLVGIVILAMGRDKSQKSEPSLNTPQTVPKIGPTSLLGTAVVSLLFAGNFGVWLMHPAMINFLTLFPLGGLMAYMVYRMASSFKRGPVKATGGLSWEEVKFRKTIALFALPVILVVTAIQTAIMWRLPSVGPQATYAGMDLGILLFLWGIAMQLYHYIVYVR from the coding sequence ATGACCGAGACGTCGCAGGAGAAGAAGGAAGGGAAGAAGGGATTAATTGATCAGATTCTCGACAGAGTAGGGGTTACTGAGGCTCCGTTTTTCAAAACTCCTGACTACATGTATAACGTATCTTATTGGCTAGGGGCAATGGTATCTGGTGCGTTTGCTTACACTGTTATTACAGGTCTGTTCTTGCTCTTATATTACATGCCGGCCAACCCATATCCTCAAACACAGGCGATCATAAACACTGTACCCTATGGGTCCGTCCTACTTTTCAGTCACCTATACGGAGCTTACATCATGATCATCTTGGCTTACATCCACATGTTCAGGAACTTCTATAAGGGTGCTTACAAGAAGCCAAGGGAACTTCAATGGGTCACTGGAATTTTGCTTTTAGCCCTTACAATGGGAGCTTCGTTCTTTGGTTACAGTTTAGTGAGTGACGTATTGGGTGTTAACGCAATAAACATTGGAGAGAGCCTACTTGTAGGAACAGGTTTCCCTGGTGCAACCACTATCGCAAACTGGCTGTTTGGCCCTGGAGGGGATGCGGCAACTGCAAGTAATCCCTTAGTCAAATCCCAGTTGTTTGACAGACTCTTGGGTTGGCACATCATAATGGTTTTCCTCATAGGACTACTTTTTGGGGTCCACTTCCTCATGTCAGAGAGATACGGTATGACTCCATCTACCAAGGAGAAGCCTAAAGTCCCTGCATTTTACACAAAGGAGGAGTGGTCCAAGTTCAATGAGTGGTGGCCTAGGAACGTTGTTTACATGTTGTCCATAGTTCTAATGACATGGGGTATAATCCTCTTCGTCCCAGATCTTCTAGCTAACATAAACGGCCTTCCTATAGTCATCAATCCATATCCAGCCCCAGAGCCTGGAACAGCCGCTGCACTTTCCACTCAGCCTTATCCGCCGTGGTTCTTCTTATTCCTATATAAGTTTGTAGATTTTGAGCTTCCAAATGGACAGGCAATGAGCCCAGCCCAGGCTCTATCCATCTTAGTTGTAATACTGTTAGTGTTAATTCTAATGCCCTTCTTTGAAAACAGCGAATACATGTTCCTCAAGAATAGGAAGTTCTGGACGTGGGTCATGACTGTGGCCTGGATCTCCTTAATAGAATTGAGCGTGTGGGGATACTTAGCTCCAGGTGTACCCGCTCCTACTAGTCAACAGATCGAAATTTTAGGAATACCGGCAGTGCTAGTTGGTATTGTGATTCTAGCTATGGGAAGAGATAAATCTCAAAAGTCAGAACCTTCTCTTAATACACCACAAACTGTTCCAAAAATTGGGCCAACATCCCTATTGGGAACAGCAGTTGTATCCTTATTGTTTGCAGGCAATTTTGGAGTATGGTTAATGCATCCAGCGATGATTAATTTCCTCACGCTATTCCCACTGGGCGGTCTAATGGCCTACATGGTATATAGGATGGCTTCATCGTTCAAGAGAGGTCCAGTAAAGGCTACTGGAGGGTTATCGTGGGAGGAAGTTAAGTTCAGAAAGACTATTGCGCTTTTTGCTCTCCCTGTTATCTTAGTGGTGACCGCGATACAAACAGCTATTATGTGGAGACTGCCTAGCGTCGGTCCTCAGGCTACGTACGCCGGAATGGATCTAGGGATATTACTATTCCTCTGGGGAATTGCTATGCAGCTGTATCACTATATAGTTTATGTAAGGTGA
- a CDS encoding Rieske 2Fe-2S domain-containing protein, translated as MGRHFALKRDDFIFATRLLRKMRDPKTKFDERKFAEKGRDYLYNYAEEKVGPLNPGRRMFLKGMLIGIGALAVASAVPVISYLNQPPVYIKNFPWIIIVDSDGNPIEASKLPVNDPSILLFQYPMEGDITFLLNMGDANDNPVAIQPTTVVIPEDGSTYSFPGGVGPNKSIVAYSAICQHLGCQPPEIHFYPPKYFAPGGVVPNFLPPVAYQAAQSANAASVIHCDCHGSTYDPWRGAAVLTGPTQRPLPYVELYWDQNTDYLYAVSMNLKAPVIMGQPSDLGSFAYLSSYNQDTGCPKMLLNKGQTPSQCYSKLNNEGDTFTS; from the coding sequence ATGGGTAGACATTTCGCTTTGAAGAGGGACGATTTCATTTTCGCCACTAGGCTTCTAAGGAAAATGAGGGATCCTAAGACTAAGTTTGATGAGAGGAAGTTCGCTGAAAAGGGAAGAGACTATCTATACAATTACGCTGAGGAGAAGGTAGGTCCCCTTAATCCAGGGAGAAGAATGTTCCTAAAGGGCATGCTGATAGGTATAGGCGCACTTGCAGTTGCAAGCGCGGTACCTGTGATATCATATCTTAACCAGCCCCCAGTTTACATTAAGAATTTCCCTTGGATAATTATTGTAGATTCTGACGGAAACCCCATAGAGGCCTCTAAGCTCCCAGTTAACGACCCTTCCATACTCCTCTTCCAGTATCCCATGGAAGGTGACATAACGTTTTTACTGAACATGGGCGATGCTAACGACAACCCGGTAGCTATTCAGCCTACCACAGTGGTGATACCAGAAGATGGAAGTACCTACTCTTTTCCAGGCGGAGTTGGTCCCAACAAGTCTATAGTTGCCTATAGCGCGATATGCCAGCACCTAGGGTGCCAGCCCCCAGAGATTCACTTCTACCCACCCAAGTACTTTGCCCCTGGAGGCGTAGTCCCCAATTTCCTACCTCCAGTAGCATACCAGGCAGCTCAGAGCGCAAACGCAGCGTCAGTAATTCACTGTGACTGCCATGGCTCAACTTATGATCCGTGGAGAGGGGCTGCAGTCCTCACTGGACCGACCCAGAGGCCTTTACCCTACGTTGAGCTTTACTGGGATCAAAACACGGACTACCTTTATGCCGTAAGTATGAATCTAAAGGCCCCAGTTATCATGGGACAACCATCGGATCTGGGGAGCTTCGCTTATTTATCCTCCTATAACCAAGATACAGGTTGTCCTAAGATGTTGTTGAACAAAGGACAGACCCCCTCTCAGTGCTACTCAAAGCTTAATAATGAGGGGGACACTTTCACATCTTGA
- a CDS encoding heterodisulfide reductase-related iron-sulfur binding cluster: MYSLNKDNPSFFDSKKLLSEFIRQATVCHGCRLCFNYCPAFPKMFQYTDKKGPSKLTLEDLFDISADCFHCNMCFTNCPYTPPHEFNMDFPHLMSWAWLHYKSKTGLSLRDRLFEMLDTAGLVRPIAKKFLDAGKDFMGISPEAPSLRLADHGFLKTVKPKKLENPVAKVVLFHTCLVENFYPDIGQDLVEVYNALNIEVAIDNFVCCGAPMLDVGDADSLKKHAERNYKMLKDYISKGYDIVSPIPTCTLMLTKEYRYILDLDSDVKVYDAMEYLMKLRKEGKINWKGEVPKNVLYHTPCHMKYLKVGLPGVQTMRTLKMNVEIADKGCSGIDGGWGLRNYSKARVVGAKMMDAFANSKAEVFATECPLAGLQIEKASGKKSVHPISILKEVIKGDSGK; the protein is encoded by the coding sequence TTGTATTCCCTAAATAAAGATAATCCTTCTTTTTTTGACTCAAAGAAGTTGCTTTCTGAGTTCATAAGGCAGGCAACGGTTTGTCACGGCTGTAGGTTGTGTTTCAATTACTGTCCCGCATTTCCCAAAATGTTCCAATACACTGACAAAAAGGGTCCTTCCAAGTTGACCTTAGAAGACCTTTTCGATATATCAGCTGACTGCTTCCATTGTAACATGTGTTTCACCAACTGCCCCTATACCCCTCCCCACGAATTCAATATGGATTTTCCTCACCTCATGTCCTGGGCTTGGTTACACTACAAAAGTAAGACAGGTCTGTCCCTAAGGGACAGGCTATTCGAGATGTTAGATACAGCTGGCCTAGTTAGACCTATTGCCAAAAAGTTCCTTGACGCGGGGAAGGACTTTATGGGGATCAGCCCTGAAGCGCCGTCCCTTAGATTAGCAGATCATGGGTTCCTAAAAACCGTAAAACCGAAGAAGTTGGAAAACCCAGTAGCTAAAGTGGTCCTTTTCCATACGTGCCTAGTTGAGAATTTTTACCCGGATATAGGACAAGACCTAGTGGAGGTCTATAACGCGCTCAACATTGAGGTAGCAATCGATAATTTCGTGTGTTGTGGTGCCCCAATGCTCGACGTCGGAGACGCAGATTCGTTGAAGAAGCACGCTGAAAGAAACTACAAGATGTTAAAGGATTACATTTCGAAGGGTTATGACATAGTTTCTCCCATCCCCACCTGTACTCTCATGCTGACTAAAGAGTACAGATACATCCTCGATCTCGACTCTGACGTGAAGGTCTATGATGCTATGGAGTACCTCATGAAGCTAAGAAAGGAAGGGAAAATAAATTGGAAGGGCGAGGTCCCAAAGAACGTGCTCTACCATACTCCATGTCACATGAAATACCTAAAGGTGGGCTTACCTGGGGTGCAGACCATGAGAACTTTGAAGATGAACGTTGAAATTGCTGACAAGGGTTGCTCTGGAATAGATGGTGGTTGGGGACTGAGAAACTATAGTAAGGCCAGGGTCGTAGGTGCAAAAATGATGGACGCTTTTGCCAATAGTAAAGCTGAAGTTTTCGCAACAGAATGTCCTTTGGCTGGGTTACAGATAGAAAAAGCTTCAGGTAAGAAGTCAGTCCATCCCATATCTATACTTAAGGAGGTGATCAAAGGTGATTCAGGTAAGTGA
- a CDS encoding nucleotidyltransferase family protein — protein MEMRFKEAFRKAVRLIDRFYPDYALIGRFARNFYAMPETTLDIDFLVDLDDHQVLAEIIDRSLEYEISPKDVGHWQYKLLIKGVRVDLVKPPGFKIDKEVISRRRLMSLEGIGKVYVLSPEDLAVLYAVSSTNRGVRDALKAKDIIIYSKRRYDFNVDYFLRKCEENSLKAVCLALL, from the coding sequence GTGGAGATGAGATTCAAAGAAGCCTTCAGAAAAGCAGTTAGGTTGATTGATAGATTTTATCCTGACTATGCTTTGATCGGCAGATTTGCCAGAAATTTCTATGCGATGCCTGAAACCACATTGGATATAGATTTTCTAGTTGATCTCGATGATCATCAAGTTCTGGCGGAAATCATAGACCGATCGCTGGAGTACGAAATCTCACCCAAGGATGTTGGACACTGGCAATATAAGTTGCTCATAAAAGGTGTAAGGGTAGATCTAGTAAAACCCCCAGGGTTCAAGATAGATAAGGAGGTAATTAGCCGGAGGAGATTGATGAGCCTTGAAGGTATAGGGAAAGTCTACGTGTTGTCCCCAGAGGATCTAGCAGTCCTTTACGCTGTGAGTTCAACCAATAGGGGAGTAAGAGATGCTCTGAAGGCCAAGGACATCATTATTTACTCCAAGAGAAGATATGACTTCAACGTAGACTACTTCCTGAGAAAGTGCGAAGAGAACAGCTTAAAGGCAGTATGTTTAGCTCTACTATAA
- the soxA gene encoding proton pump complex quinol oxidase subunit SoxA — translation MLILVAVFFSWSVIEVTNGSSTSVRYGLPLFSGLPPEAQAAVKTFESSPPPNGTSEVVNGILVVNMTAVQNATFSDVFKPNFIKATPGEPIVIILNSPQVITGFFIRLPDGVVNVNAIPGTPSYVYFLAPNQPGNYTWREPELAGYDFSYMTGTLEVV, via the coding sequence ATGCTAATTCTCGTGGCTGTATTTTTCTCGTGGTCGGTTATAGAGGTAACTAACGGGTCAAGTACTAGCGTGAGATATGGACTACCCCTGTTCTCTGGTCTACCACCGGAAGCTCAGGCTGCAGTGAAGACCTTTGAAAGCTCCCCGCCCCCAAACGGGACTTCGGAAGTCGTGAACGGAATACTTGTGGTGAACATGACAGCTGTTCAGAACGCGACATTTTCCGATGTCTTTAAGCCTAACTTCATAAAAGCAACGCCCGGGGAGCCAATAGTCATCATTCTCAACTCACCTCAGGTCATAACTGGTTTCTTCATTAGATTACCTGACGGTGTTGTGAACGTTAACGCCATACCTGGAACACCTAGTTACGTTTACTTCCTTGCTCCCAATCAGCCAGGGAATTACACTTGGAGAGAGCCGGAACTAGCAGGGTATGATTTCTCCTATATGACCGGCACCCTAGAGGTGGTGTAA
- the soxB gene encoding proton pump complex quinol oxidase subunit SoxB, which produces MFSFSKLKSVFFPSSTSGVIWQYFAGSLAWLAIVGMAAMNLRTYLVYPQNSPQVGVTYYAFLTLHGWSAMLGLVPFAAISVIAFSMYKDGMSIRRTKLMSSMFWIANAGLIFALLGGPDMGWYMYPPLAVEDNSNFHAFLNYHGPLMGVAYLALAISSLAQTIATVNLVSDAYATKPKGQKLGIFSAYGVAFAVIIALTLPALTAGEIWYTLNILAGVPINTLLWLVLFWFYGHPVVYYVPFPIFGALYYYVPKFSGRSLYSEKWARWNIYLLAVGSMLIWVHHLQTFPIPVPVRLWINLSTLILASGSGLTVLNLGLTVLTSKGYNLKDPVGMATLMALIGFILGGVQAVPLPMFPINPIVHNTYYVVGHFHLVIWTLILMGFTAVFLDLLRTMRPGFNFSRTSTRMINAGIVLWTIPFATVGYLMSVEGYMGMLRRVIAYPETFYLYNVAISFLAEIGIAGIVMAVGSALVDFLTYSVPSSVGVSSSTSTGGTPSVVLSQGSDERKSFDNFKLMLNNSVNGKYSQIRKVS; this is translated from the coding sequence ATATTTTCTTTTTCTAAATTAAAATCTGTATTTTTCCCGAGTAGCACCTCAGGGGTTATATGGCAGTATTTCGCTGGATCGCTGGCTTGGCTGGCAATAGTCGGAATGGCGGCGATGAACTTAAGGACTTACTTGGTCTACCCTCAGAATAGTCCCCAAGTCGGTGTTACCTATTATGCGTTCCTCACTCTACACGGCTGGTCGGCCATGCTAGGGCTAGTCCCCTTCGCTGCGATATCCGTGATTGCCTTCTCGATGTACAAGGATGGGATGTCCATAAGGAGGACTAAGTTGATGAGCTCTATGTTTTGGATAGCGAACGCTGGCCTAATATTCGCACTCCTTGGAGGTCCAGATATGGGCTGGTACATGTACCCTCCGTTGGCAGTAGAGGATAACTCTAACTTCCATGCCTTCCTGAACTATCATGGACCCCTTATGGGAGTAGCTTACCTCGCGCTAGCTATTAGTTCACTTGCCCAGACCATAGCTACGGTGAACCTAGTCAGTGACGCTTACGCTACGAAGCCTAAGGGTCAAAAGCTTGGCATATTCTCAGCCTACGGCGTTGCCTTCGCGGTCATAATAGCTTTAACCCTACCTGCGCTTACAGCAGGGGAAATTTGGTACACTCTAAATATACTAGCTGGGGTGCCCATAAACACCTTGCTCTGGTTAGTGTTGTTCTGGTTCTATGGTCATCCTGTAGTGTACTACGTACCCTTCCCCATCTTCGGTGCGCTTTACTATTACGTGCCAAAGTTCTCTGGGAGGTCACTTTACAGCGAAAAGTGGGCAAGATGGAACATTTATCTGTTGGCTGTAGGTTCAATGCTGATATGGGTACATCACCTCCAGACCTTTCCAATACCCGTCCCAGTAAGGCTATGGATAAACCTGTCGACGTTAATTCTAGCTTCGGGGTCTGGGTTAACTGTACTTAACCTAGGACTTACAGTGCTCACGAGCAAGGGATACAACCTGAAAGACCCAGTAGGGATGGCAACTCTGATGGCACTTATAGGTTTCATCTTGGGAGGAGTGCAAGCCGTTCCCTTACCAATGTTCCCTATAAACCCAATTGTTCACAACACATATTACGTAGTGGGTCACTTCCACCTGGTTATTTGGACCCTCATATTAATGGGCTTCACTGCAGTATTCTTAGACCTGCTCAGGACCATGAGACCTGGTTTTAACTTTAGTAGAACTTCAACCAGGATGATCAACGCAGGAATAGTTCTGTGGACAATACCCTTTGCCACAGTAGGCTATCTAATGAGTGTTGAGGGATATATGGGGATGTTGAGAAGGGTGATAGCTTATCCTGAAACGTTCTACCTATACAATGTGGCTATCTCTTTCCTAGCTGAGATAGGGATAGCTGGAATAGTTATGGCTGTGGGATCTGCCTTAGTAGACTTCTTAACCTACTCGGTACCCAGCAGCGTCGGAGTTTCCTCTTCAACTTCCACTGGTGGCACTCCTTCAGTCGTCTTAAGTCAAGGCAGTGATGAGAGGAAAAGTTTTGATAATTTTAAACTAATGCTTAATAACAGTGTTAATGGTAAGTATAGTCAAATAAGGAAGGTGAGCTAA
- a CDS encoding DUF3501 family protein: MIQVSEVLPWKEYEKIRAERIRWSAQLKKDRRIELGERMSILFENHDTVLQQVQEMVYLDKLSKPEEIKREIEIYKSLLPCNGKIKASLYIYAQDENDLRVVFKTLPKIYDSIFLKVGNKLVKGEPEAGREQGNEFSTVQFLTFDLENAKDTNMEIYVIHENYRFNTKINETLSKKLLDEAYQECKE, encoded by the coding sequence GTGATTCAGGTAAGTGAGGTTTTACCTTGGAAGGAATACGAGAAGATTAGGGCAGAGAGGATAAGATGGTCTGCCCAACTGAAGAAAGATAGAAGAATCGAGCTTGGGGAGAGGATGTCAATATTGTTTGAAAACCACGACACAGTCCTTCAGCAAGTTCAAGAGATGGTCTACCTTGACAAATTGAGCAAACCGGAGGAGATCAAGAGAGAGATTGAGATCTATAAATCCCTACTACCGTGCAACGGTAAGATAAAGGCGAGCCTGTACATATATGCTCAGGATGAAAACGACCTAAGGGTTGTGTTCAAAACATTACCCAAGATATACGATAGTATATTTCTAAAGGTCGGTAATAAACTAGTTAAGGGAGAACCGGAAGCCGGTAGAGAGCAGGGGAATGAGTTCAGCACGGTGCAATTTCTTACTTTTGATCTTGAAAATGCCAAGGACACAAATATGGAGATTTACGTTATACACGAAAACTACAGGTTTAACACCAAGATAAATGAGACATTATCCAAAAAGCTGCTCGATGAAGCTTATCAAGAATGTAAAGAATAA
- a CDS encoding DUF1404 domain-containing protein yields the protein MLNNKSKLPFLILSFLIVVISVNPITISFLPKNPLVLMASHYALYFAGILAGASLLRLNKAFVIPAVVPPIIFHFPFFFVQSGINLAWTFTDYSTMVVGGVLLGAALRSAGKLIKSSLFVLYMVGDTTLAILLVLGFPVYSPPSVIFSPYSVSQFYDVSYFMFGVMNLILFVVLGYTLRKLLN from the coding sequence TTGTTGAATAATAAGTCAAAATTACCTTTTTTAATACTTTCCTTTTTGATTGTAGTTATTTCTGTTAACCCTATAACTATCTCCTTTTTACCTAAGAATCCGTTAGTCCTGATGGCCTCTCACTATGCATTGTACTTCGCAGGGATATTGGCAGGGGCATCCCTCCTTAGATTAAATAAGGCGTTTGTGATACCAGCTGTTGTTCCACCAATAATATTTCATTTTCCGTTCTTTTTTGTCCAATCTGGGATCAATTTGGCATGGACATTCACCGATTATTCAACGATGGTTGTTGGAGGCGTATTGCTCGGTGCAGCCCTGAGATCTGCAGGTAAGCTGATTAAAAGTTCTCTCTTCGTACTTTATATGGTGGGCGACACTACTTTAGCTATACTCTTGGTTCTAGGTTTTCCTGTGTATAGTCCACCTAGCGTAATATTCTCGCCATATTCTGTAAGTCAATTTTACGACGTCTCTTACTTCATGTTTGGAGTAATGAACTTAATTTTGTTTGTAGTACTGGGCTATACTTTAAGAAAATTACTTAACTGA
- a CDS encoding rubrerythrin family protein, whose amino-acid sequence MKSMKGTKTEQNFKHGFQGESMANRRYLYFAKRADEEGYPELAGLLRSIAEGETAHAFGHLDFIRQGDSVDPATDKPIKTIEQMLESAIAGETYEWTQMYPGFAKTAREEGFDEAAEWFETLARAEKSHAEKFTNALKMLKGE is encoded by the coding sequence ATGAAAAGTATGAAAGGAACTAAAACGGAACAAAACTTCAAACATGGGTTCCAGGGAGAATCAATGGCTAACAGAAGGTACCTTTACTTTGCCAAGAGAGCTGATGAAGAGGGGTACCCTGAGCTAGCTGGACTTCTAAGGAGTATAGCGGAAGGAGAAACTGCACATGCCTTCGGTCATCTTGATTTCATAAGACAGGGAGACTCCGTAGATCCAGCTACAGACAAACCCATAAAGACAATCGAGCAAATGTTAGAGTCCGCAATAGCTGGCGAGACTTACGAATGGACTCAAATGTACCCCGGATTTGCCAAGACTGCTAGAGAGGAAGGGTTTGACGAAGCAGCGGAGTGGTTCGAGACCCTAGCTAGGGCAGAGAAGAGCCACGCCGAGAAGTTCACCAATGCTTTGAAGATGCTAAAAGGGGAATGA